A genomic window from Bombus huntii isolate Logan2020A unplaced genomic scaffold, iyBomHunt1.1 ctg00000058.1, whole genome shotgun sequence includes:
- the LOC126875801 gene encoding omega-amidase NIT2-A-like isoform X2, with protein sequence MPEIEGDKLYNTCTIWGPDGTLIAKHRKVHLFDIDIPNKITFRESDSLSPGNSLTTFDVKGCKIGIGICYDIRFEEMARIYRNKDTSG encoded by the exons atgcctgaaatagagggcgataaattgtacaatacctgtactatttggggtcccgatggaactttgatagcaaaacaccgaaag gtacatctattcgacatcgacattcctaataagattacttttcgagagagtgattcactcagtcctggtaactccctaacgacgttcgatgtgaagggctgcaaaataggtattggcatttgctatgatattagattcgaggaaatggcacgcatttatcggaacaaag atacttctggctag
- the LOC126875803 gene encoding venom serine protease Bi-VSP-like isoform X1, which translates to MDGIENIHNHNIAILRLVEEVPFSRYVYPICTKEPLRKSNFVGYNPLVAGSGALRYRRPRRNALMEVQMPVIKNAECKIAYSKFPNAPDITDGIICAEHAQGGEDSCTVIKLQSYYKLYGI; encoded by the exons atggatggaatagaaaacatacacaatcataatattgccattcttagattggtggaggaggtgccattttcga ggtacgtatatcccatttgtacgaaagagcccctacgaaagagcaacttcgtcggctataacccccttgttgctggatcgggagcattaagatata gacgaccacgacgtaatgcattaatggaagtacaaatgccagtgattaagaacgccgaatgcaaaatagcttattccaaatttcctaatgcacctgatatcactgatggtataatatgcgccgaacatgctcagggtggagaggattcttgtacggtaattaagttacagagttactacaaactatacggtatctga
- the LOC126875801 gene encoding omega-amidase NIT2-A-like isoform X1 encodes MPEIEGDKLYNTCTIWGPDGTLIAKHRKVHLFDIDIPNKITFRESDSLSPGNSLTTFDVKGCKIGIGICYDIRFEEMARIYRNKGCQMLIYPAAFNMTTGPLHWSLLQRFRANDNQLYVACISPARVP; translated from the exons atgcctgaaatagagggcgataaattgtacaatacctgtactatttggggtcccgatggaactttgatagcaaaacaccgaaag gtacatctattcgacatcgacattcctaataagattacttttcgagagagtgattcactcagtcctggtaactccctaacgacgttcgatgtgaagggctgcaaaataggtattggcatttgctatgatattagattcgaggaaatggcacgcatttatcggaacaaag gttgccaaatgctgatatatccagcggcattcaatatgaccactggaccactgcactggtcattacttcagcgtttcagagcgaatgataatcaattatacgttgcctgcatatcaccggctcgtgttccttaa